One Streptomyces sp. SAI-135 DNA segment encodes these proteins:
- a CDS encoding acyl-CoA synthetase, protein MEYNLADLFESVVDVVPDREALAYIDIPGTGAERRLTYAELDAAADRIGHHLLDSGVRAGEHVGLHLYNGVEYVQTLLGCMKARIVPVNVNYRYVEEELVYLYRDADLVGLVFDAEFTDRVAAALPHTERLRHLIRVGAAGPGGLPAVDFADAEASGSPEREFPARSGDDQFIIYTGGTTGMPKGVMWRQEDLFFSGLGGGAPTGEPVRRPEELAERVAAGGAGITFFPTPPLMHGTSTLTALIGFNFGQRVVLHRKFVPEEVLRTVEREKVSAMSLVGDAMLRPLIDALEGPMKGTDMSSVFSVSSSGAIMSDTVSRQFRALVPNAMLLNNFGSSESGFNGTATEDSGPERGFRVRVNSRTQVVDPATHEPVAVGEVGRVAQCGHVPLGYYNDPRKTAETFFEKDGERWVLLGDMATVDEEGVVTVLGRGSQCINTGGEKVYPEEVEQALKAHPDVYDVLVAGVPDVKWGHHVAAVVQLREGAGRMSLDELQSHCRSRLAGYKVPRQLVIAESIRRSPSGKADYRWAQKVAAVAADG, encoded by the coding sequence GTGGAGTACAACCTTGCCGACCTGTTCGAGTCGGTCGTCGACGTGGTGCCGGACCGTGAGGCGCTCGCGTACATCGACATTCCCGGCACGGGCGCGGAGCGCCGGCTGACGTACGCGGAACTGGACGCCGCCGCCGACCGGATCGGCCACCATCTGCTCGACAGCGGAGTACGGGCGGGTGAGCACGTCGGACTGCACCTGTACAACGGGGTGGAGTACGTGCAGACGCTGCTGGGGTGCATGAAGGCGCGGATCGTCCCGGTCAACGTCAACTACCGGTATGTGGAAGAGGAGTTGGTCTATCTCTACCGGGACGCGGATCTGGTGGGGCTGGTCTTCGACGCCGAGTTCACGGACCGGGTGGCGGCAGCGCTTCCGCACACGGAGCGGCTGCGGCACCTGATACGGGTCGGGGCGGCCGGGCCGGGCGGGCTGCCGGCGGTGGACTTCGCGGACGCCGAGGCGTCCGGGTCGCCCGAGCGCGAGTTCCCGGCGCGTTCGGGAGACGACCAGTTCATCATCTACACCGGCGGGACCACCGGGATGCCCAAGGGGGTGATGTGGCGTCAGGAGGACCTGTTCTTCTCCGGGTTGGGCGGAGGCGCTCCGACCGGGGAGCCGGTGCGGCGGCCCGAGGAGCTCGCCGAACGGGTCGCGGCGGGCGGGGCGGGCATCACCTTCTTCCCCACGCCCCCGCTGATGCACGGCACGTCCACCCTGACCGCCCTCATCGGCTTCAACTTCGGCCAACGGGTCGTGCTGCACCGCAAGTTCGTGCCCGAGGAGGTGCTGCGGACCGTCGAGCGGGAGAAGGTCAGCGCCATGTCGCTGGTGGGCGACGCGATGCTGCGGCCGCTGATCGACGCGCTGGAGGGCCCGATGAAGGGCACCGACATGTCGTCGGTGTTCAGCGTGTCCTCGTCGGGCGCGATCATGTCGGACACGGTGAGCCGGCAGTTCCGGGCGCTCGTCCCCAACGCCATGCTGCTCAACAACTTCGGCTCCTCCGAGTCCGGCTTCAACGGGACCGCGACGGAGGACTCCGGCCCCGAGCGGGGCTTCCGGGTCCGGGTCAACTCCCGTACCCAGGTGGTCGACCCGGCCACGCACGAGCCGGTGGCCGTGGGCGAGGTCGGGCGGGTCGCGCAGTGCGGCCATGTGCCGCTCGGCTACTACAACGACCCGCGGAAAACCGCCGAGACCTTCTTCGAGAAGGACGGGGAAAGGTGGGTGCTGCTCGGTGACATGGCCACCGTCGACGAGGAAGGGGTCGTCACCGTCCTCGGGCGGGGCTCGCAGTGCATCAACACGGGCGGCGAGAAGGTGTACCCGGAGGAGGTCGAGCAGGCGCTCAAGGCCCATCCGGACGTGTACGACGTACTCGTGGCCGGGGTGCCGGACGTGAAGTGGGGGCACCATGTGGCGGCCGTCGTGCAGTTGCGCGAGGGGGCCGGGCGGATGTCCCTGGACGAGCTCCAGTCGCACTGCCGGTCGCGGCTCGCGGGGTACAAGGTGCCGCGCCAGCTGGTGATCGCGGAGTCCATCCGCCGGTCGCCGAGCGGCAAGGCGGACTACCGGTGGGCGCAGAAGGTGGCGGCGGTGGCGGCCGACGGGTGA
- a CDS encoding penicillin acylase family protein, with protein sequence MRTRPRRAVVAAVALSAAVGALPAAAAQDQHRQQHPSHGGLSATIRYTEYGIPHILAGNYADLGFGTGWAQAADQVCTLADGFVTVRGERSRYFGADAASDPALSSATKNVSSDLYFRGVREAGTVEKLMATPAPRGPSQDVKELMRGFTAGYNAWLARNRITDPACRGADWVRPVSVRDVAARNYALAVLGGQGRAVDGITAARPPASTAPTAGAPDARDAARAARDLFAADSADMGSNAVAFSGATTANGRGLLLGNPHYPWQGGRRFWQSQQTIPGKLNIAGGSLLGSATISIGHNAQVAWSHTVATGVTLNLHQLTLDPADPTVYLVDGRPERMTERRVTVAVQGGAPVTRSQWWTRYGPVVTSLGAALPLPWTTTTAYALGDPNAANLRASDTALGFSRARSTDDVLGALNRTQGLPWVNTIAADARGHTLFTQSQVLPRITDELAQRCSTPLGKVTYPASGVAVLDGSRGDCALGSDPDAVQPGIFGPARMPVLKDAPYAENSNDSAWLANAERPLTGYERVFGTVGTQRSMRTRGAVQDVSAMAARGRLTVRDLQEQQFANRVPAGDLVAADAAKACAALPGGTATGSDGKAVDVRAACGVLAAWDRTADTGSRGALLFDRLWRKLPVAQLWKVPFSAADPVNTPNTLDTGSPAFTKALADTVTELGAAGIALDSRLGGHQFVVRNGKRIAVPGGTESLGVWNKVEPVWDPAGGGYTEVTTGSSYIQAVGWDGGRCPVARTLLTYSQSSNPDSPHFSDQTRLFSAERWVSSRFCEKDILTSPALRIVRVRS encoded by the coding sequence ATGCGCACCCGCCCCAGACGCGCCGTCGTCGCGGCCGTCGCCCTGTCCGCGGCCGTCGGCGCCCTGCCGGCCGCAGCCGCGCAGGACCAGCACAGACAGCAGCATCCCTCGCACGGCGGCCTGTCCGCCACCATCCGCTACACCGAGTACGGCATCCCGCACATCCTCGCGGGGAACTACGCTGACCTCGGCTTCGGCACCGGGTGGGCGCAGGCCGCCGACCAGGTGTGCACCCTCGCCGACGGGTTCGTGACCGTGCGCGGCGAGCGTTCCCGCTACTTCGGGGCCGACGCGGCCTCGGACCCGGCACTCTCCTCGGCCACGAAGAACGTCTCCAGCGACCTGTACTTCCGCGGGGTGCGGGAGGCCGGGACGGTGGAGAAGCTGATGGCCACGCCCGCACCACGGGGCCCGAGCCAGGACGTGAAGGAGCTGATGCGGGGCTTCACGGCGGGCTACAACGCCTGGCTGGCGAGGAACCGGATCACCGACCCGGCGTGCCGGGGTGCCGACTGGGTCCGTCCCGTGTCGGTCCGGGACGTGGCCGCGCGCAACTACGCGCTCGCCGTCCTGGGCGGCCAGGGCCGGGCCGTGGACGGCATCACCGCCGCGCGGCCGCCCGCGTCCACCGCCCCGACGGCCGGCGCACCGGACGCCCGGGACGCCGCTCGCGCGGCCCGGGACCTGTTCGCCGCCGACTCCGCCGACATGGGCTCCAACGCCGTCGCCTTCAGCGGGGCCACGACCGCGAACGGCCGCGGGCTCCTCCTCGGCAACCCCCACTACCCCTGGCAGGGCGGCCGCCGCTTCTGGCAGTCGCAGCAGACCATCCCCGGGAAACTGAACATCGCGGGCGGCTCGCTGCTGGGTTCGGCGACGATCTCCATAGGCCACAACGCACAGGTGGCCTGGAGCCACACGGTGGCCACCGGCGTCACCCTCAACCTGCACCAGCTGACCCTGGACCCGGCCGACCCGACCGTCTATCTGGTGGACGGCAGGCCGGAGCGGATGACCGAACGCCGGGTGACCGTCGCCGTCCAGGGCGGCGCACCGGTGACGCGGTCCCAGTGGTGGACGCGCTACGGTCCGGTCGTCACCTCCCTCGGGGCCGCGCTGCCGCTGCCCTGGACGACCACGACGGCGTACGCCCTGGGCGACCCCAACGCCGCCAACCTGCGCGCCTCCGACACGGCTCTCGGCTTCAGCAGGGCCCGCAGCACCGACGACGTGCTCGGCGCCCTGAACCGCACGCAGGGTCTGCCGTGGGTCAACACGATCGCCGCCGACGCGCGCGGGCACACGCTGTTCACGCAGTCCCAGGTGCTCCCCCGGATCACCGACGAGCTTGCCCAGCGCTGTTCCACCCCCCTGGGCAAGGTCACCTACCCCGCCTCGGGAGTGGCCGTCCTCGACGGCTCGCGCGGCGACTGCGCCCTCGGCAGTGATCCGGACGCCGTCCAGCCGGGCATCTTCGGTCCGGCGAGGATGCCCGTTCTGAAGGACGCCCCGTACGCGGAGAACTCCAACGACAGCGCCTGGCTCGCCAACGCCGAACGCCCGCTGACGGGTTACGAGCGGGTCTTCGGCACCGTGGGCACCCAGCGCTCGATGCGGACGCGCGGTGCCGTCCAGGACGTGTCCGCGATGGCCGCGCGAGGGAGGCTGACCGTACGGGATCTTCAGGAGCAGCAGTTCGCGAACCGGGTGCCCGCCGGCGACCTGGTGGCGGCCGACGCGGCGAAGGCGTGCGCGGCCCTGCCCGGCGGCACGGCGACGGGCAGTGACGGCAAGGCCGTCGACGTCCGTGCGGCCTGCGGGGTGCTCGCGGCCTGGGACCGCACCGCGGACACCGGCAGCCGGGGCGCCCTGCTCTTCGACCGGCTGTGGCGGAAGCTGCCCGTGGCCCAGCTGTGGAAGGTGCCGTTCTCGGCGGCCGACCCCGTGAACACGCCGAACACCCTCGACACCGGCTCACCCGCCTTCACGAAGGCCCTCGCCGACACGGTCACCGAACTCGGGGCGGCGGGCATCGCACTGGACTCCCGGCTCGGCGGGCACCAGTTCGTCGTGCGCAACGGCAAGCGGATCGCCGTTCCGGGCGGCACCGAGTCGCTGGGGGTGTGGAACAAGGTCGAGCCGGTGTGGGACCCGGCGGGCGGCGGATACACGGAGGTGACGACCGGGTCCAGCTACATCCAGGCGGTGGGCTGGGACGGCGGCCGCTGTCCGGTGGCCCGGACCCTGCTGACGTACTCCCAGTCCTCGAACCCGGACTCGCCGCACTTCAGCGACCAGACCCGGCTGTTCTCGGCGGAGAGGTGGGTGTCCTCCCGGTTCTGCGAGAAGGACATCCTGACCTCCCCCGCGCTGCGGATCGTGCGGGTGCGCTCCTGA
- a CDS encoding thiolase domain-containing protein: MTRDIAVVAFAQSDTLRSTEELSEVEMLMPVLHGVLAQTGLKTADIGFTCSGSCDYLAGRAFSFTLALDGVGAWPPISESHVETDGAWALYEAWTKLLSGDADTALVYSYGKSSPGSLRDVLTRQLDPYYLAPLWPDSVALAALQAQALIDAGDTDERELAQIGARSRSTDNPRAQLKGPVPHGDYLVRPLRTGDCPPIGDGAAAVVLAAGERARDLCERPAWIRGIDHRIEAHSLGVRDLTDSPSARLAAEKAGAFERPVDTAELHAPFTSQEVVLRKALRLDDSTTVNPSGGALAANPMMAAGLARIGEAAARIHRGESDRALAHATSGPCLQQNLVAVLEGDPR, from the coding sequence GTGACCCGTGACATCGCGGTCGTCGCCTTCGCCCAGTCCGACACCCTGCGCTCCACCGAGGAACTGTCCGAGGTGGAGATGCTCATGCCGGTCCTGCACGGCGTCCTCGCGCAGACCGGCCTGAAGACCGCCGACATCGGCTTCACCTGCTCCGGGTCCTGCGACTACCTCGCCGGGCGGGCCTTCTCCTTCACCCTCGCCCTCGACGGCGTGGGCGCCTGGCCGCCCATCTCCGAGTCGCACGTCGAGACGGACGGGGCGTGGGCGCTGTACGAGGCGTGGACCAAGCTGCTGTCCGGGGACGCCGACACCGCGCTGGTGTACTCCTACGGCAAGTCCTCGCCCGGCTCCCTGCGCGACGTGCTCACCCGGCAGCTCGACCCGTACTACCTCGCCCCCCTGTGGCCCGACTCCGTCGCCCTCGCCGCCCTCCAGGCGCAGGCCCTCATCGACGCGGGCGACACCGACGAGCGCGAGCTGGCGCAGATCGGCGCCCGCAGTCGCAGCACCGACAACCCGCGGGCGCAGCTCAAGGGGCCTGTGCCGCACGGGGACTACCTCGTACGGCCGCTGCGCACCGGGGACTGCCCGCCCATCGGGGACGGGGCCGCCGCCGTGGTCCTCGCGGCGGGGGAGCGGGCCCGGGACCTGTGCGAGCGCCCCGCCTGGATCCGGGGCATCGACCACCGTATCGAGGCCCACTCCCTCGGCGTCCGCGACCTCACCGACTCGCCCTCCGCCCGGCTGGCCGCCGAGAAGGCCGGCGCCTTCGAACGGCCCGTCGACACCGCGGAGTTGCACGCGCCGTTCACCTCGCAGGAGGTCGTCCTGCGCAAGGCGCTGCGGCTCGACGACTCCACGACCGTCAACCCGTCCGGCGGTGCCCTCGCCGCCAACCCGATGATGGCCGCCGGACTCGCCCGCATCGGCGAGGCCGCCGCCCGCATCCACCGGGGCGAGTCCGACCGCGCCCTCGCCCACGCCACCTCCGGGCCCTGTCTCCAGCAGAACCTGGTCGCCGTACTCGAAGGGGATCCCCGATGA
- a CDS encoding crotonase/enoyl-CoA hydratase family protein: MSGTEHLGIRREGATLVLTLNRPEAKNALSLPMLVGLYDGWVEADADDSVRSVVLTGAGDSFCAGMDLKALAGRATGGEQYRDRLTADPDLHWKAMLRHHRPRKPVVAAVEGYCVAGGTEMLQGTDIRVAGESATFGLFEVKRGLFPIGGSTVRLQRQIPRTHALEMLLTGRPYTAREAAGIGLVGHVVPDGTALAKALEIAELINSCGPLAVEAVKASVYETAEMTESEGLAAELKRGWPIFDTADAKEGTRAFAEKRPPLYKRA; the protein is encoded by the coding sequence ATGAGTGGGACGGAACACCTCGGCATCCGGCGCGAGGGCGCCACACTGGTGCTCACGCTCAACAGGCCCGAGGCGAAGAACGCGCTCTCGTTGCCGATGCTGGTCGGCCTGTACGACGGCTGGGTGGAGGCGGACGCGGACGACTCGGTCCGCTCGGTCGTCCTGACCGGCGCGGGCGACTCGTTCTGCGCCGGGATGGACCTGAAGGCCCTCGCGGGCAGGGCCACCGGCGGCGAGCAGTACCGGGACCGGCTGACCGCCGACCCGGACCTGCACTGGAAGGCGATGCTGCGCCACCACCGCCCCCGCAAACCGGTCGTCGCGGCCGTCGAGGGCTACTGCGTCGCGGGCGGCACCGAGATGCTCCAGGGCACCGACATCCGGGTCGCCGGCGAGTCCGCGACCTTCGGCCTCTTCGAGGTGAAGCGCGGCCTGTTCCCGATCGGCGGCTCGACGGTCCGGCTGCAACGCCAGATCCCGCGCACCCATGCACTGGAGATGCTGCTCACGGGCCGCCCGTACACCGCGCGCGAGGCCGCCGGCATCGGTCTCGTCGGGCACGTCGTCCCGGACGGCACCGCACTCGCCAAGGCCCTGGAGATCGCCGAACTGATCAACAGCTGCGGACCGTTGGCCGTCGAGGCGGTGAAGGCCTCGGTGTACGAGACGGCCGAGATGACGGAGAGCGAGGGGCTGGCCGCCGAGTTGAAGCGGGGGTGGCCGATCTTCGACACCGCCGATGCGAAGGAGGGAACGCGTGCTTTCGCGGAGAAACGGCCGCCCCTTTACAAGCGAGCGTAG
- a CDS encoding OB-fold nucleic acid binding domain-containing protein, with protein MVDVLKAPLVVEFPFTRSLGPVQSAFLTGLRERVVLGVRTRDGRTLVPPVEYDPVTAEEIRDLVHVGVTGTVTTWAWNPAPRRGQPLGTPFAWVLVKLDNADTALLHALDAPGPDAVHTGMRVRIRWAEDRVGAITDIACFEPHDGDESHVRVHTGEFDDPVGGIVAEARLDYTYSPGRAQTAYIKALETERRAVGERCPSCRKVYVPPRGACPTCGVATAEQVEVGPRGTVTTFCIVNIKAKNLDIEVPYVYAHIALDGADLALHGRIGGIPYDQVRMGLRVEPVWTEGGRYPDHYRPTGEPDAEYDTYKELL; from the coding sequence ATGGTTGACGTACTCAAGGCGCCCCTCGTCGTCGAGTTCCCCTTCACCCGCTCCCTCGGCCCCGTCCAGAGCGCCTTCCTCACCGGCCTGCGCGAACGCGTGGTCCTCGGCGTGCGGACCCGCGACGGCCGCACCCTGGTCCCACCGGTCGAGTACGACCCCGTCACCGCCGAGGAGATCCGCGACCTCGTCCACGTCGGCGTCACCGGCACGGTGACCACCTGGGCCTGGAACCCCGCCCCGCGCCGCGGCCAGCCCCTCGGCACACCCTTCGCCTGGGTCCTGGTCAAGCTCGACAACGCCGACACCGCCCTCCTGCACGCCCTGGACGCCCCCGGCCCCGACGCCGTGCACACCGGCATGCGGGTCCGTATCCGCTGGGCCGAGGACCGCGTCGGGGCCATCACCGACATCGCCTGCTTCGAGCCGCACGACGGGGACGAGTCGCACGTGCGCGTGCACACGGGTGAGTTCGACGACCCCGTCGGCGGCATCGTGGCCGAGGCCCGCCTCGACTACACCTACTCACCGGGCCGCGCCCAGACCGCCTACATCAAGGCCCTGGAGACCGAACGGCGGGCCGTCGGCGAGCGCTGCCCCTCCTGTCGCAAGGTCTACGTGCCACCGAGGGGCGCGTGCCCGACCTGCGGAGTCGCCACGGCGGAACAGGTGGAGGTGGGTCCCCGCGGCACCGTCACCACCTTCTGCATCGTCAACATCAAGGCGAAGAACCTCGACATCGAAGTGCCGTACGTCTACGCCCACATCGCCCTCGACGGCGCCGACCTCGCGCTGCACGGCCGGATCGGCGGCATCCCGTACGACCAGGTGCGCATGGGCCTCAGGGTCGAACCGGTCTGGACCGAGGGCGGCCGGTACCCCGACCACTACCGGCCGACCGGCGAACCCGACGCGGAGTACGACACCTACAAGGAGCTGCTGTGA
- a CDS encoding sulfatase: MSLFTRSSPPQDTTEGEKDAEGGGATGAEVTQEAVEAAGAHQDPARPGWFGWFGWRRRYPRTARGVSVGASVLAGVLLLVVMLSPARLDRMEFQAFLRLPVEAIVLAAVLLVLPPKVRRIAAVFFGVFIGVLTLVKLMDMGFRQTMARPFDLVFDWVMLGNATDWLRESFGRTGEVLAIAGVIVLFLAVLVLCTLAVVRLTNVMSRHRPRAVVTTLVLGTVWVTCFNLGVQFGGAAFATKGYTGFLANRIQNVRNGLGDAEVFEKQSAVDAFAATPPDQLLTGLRGKDVLFTFIESYGRVAIDDPAMAPEMDATLKKGDATLKAAGFASRSGWLSSPVTGAGSWMAHSTFLSGLWVKNQQRYLNLTSSDRATLTSYFQKTGAWRTVGIVPGVRKSWPEGKYFGLDHIYDSKHLGYNGPYFSWTPVPDQFSLEAFQKLEHGKKDRDPIMAEIILASSHNPWSPIAHTIDWDDLGDGSVFEQIKKEGTNPTEVWKSQERVRTEYRKAIQYSVDSLTQWMQRYGDENTVLVFLGDHQPVPTVTKGSTSRDVPVTIVAKDPRILDRVDDWNWTDGLKPADDAPEWGMDKFRDRFMKAFAK, encoded by the coding sequence GTGTCGCTCTTCACTCGCTCAAGCCCACCGCAGGACACCACTGAGGGCGAGAAGGACGCGGAGGGTGGGGGTGCGACGGGTGCCGAGGTGACACAGGAGGCCGTCGAGGCGGCCGGGGCACATCAGGACCCGGCGCGGCCCGGCTGGTTCGGCTGGTTCGGCTGGCGGCGCCGATACCCTCGTACGGCCCGCGGGGTTTCCGTGGGGGCGAGCGTGCTGGCCGGAGTCCTGCTGCTGGTCGTGATGCTCTCCCCCGCCCGGCTCGACCGCATGGAGTTCCAGGCGTTCCTGCGGCTCCCCGTCGAGGCGATCGTCCTCGCGGCCGTCCTGCTGGTGCTGCCTCCGAAGGTCCGCCGGATCGCGGCGGTGTTCTTCGGGGTCTTCATCGGGGTGCTCACCCTCGTGAAGCTGATGGACATGGGCTTCCGCCAGACCATGGCCCGGCCGTTCGACCTGGTCTTCGACTGGGTCATGCTGGGCAACGCGACGGACTGGCTCCGGGAGTCGTTCGGGCGCACGGGCGAGGTGCTCGCGATCGCCGGGGTGATCGTCCTGTTCCTCGCGGTCCTCGTGCTGTGCACGCTCGCGGTGGTGCGGTTGACGAACGTCATGTCCCGGCACCGTCCGCGGGCCGTTGTCACCACACTCGTCCTCGGAACCGTGTGGGTCACCTGCTTCAACCTGGGCGTGCAGTTCGGCGGGGCCGCCTTCGCCACCAAGGGCTACACCGGGTTCCTCGCCAACCGGATCCAGAACGTCCGCAACGGACTGGGGGACGCCGAGGTCTTCGAGAAGCAGTCCGCGGTCGACGCCTTCGCCGCCACGCCGCCCGATCAGCTCCTGACCGGACTGCGCGGCAAGGACGTCCTGTTCACCTTCATCGAGAGCTACGGCCGGGTGGCGATCGACGATCCGGCGATGGCCCCGGAGATGGACGCGACCCTGAAGAAGGGCGACGCGACGCTCAAGGCGGCCGGGTTCGCGTCGCGCAGCGGCTGGCTGAGCTCCCCGGTGACGGGCGCCGGCAGCTGGATGGCCCACTCGACGTTCCTGTCGGGACTGTGGGTCAAGAACCAGCAGCGGTACCTCAACCTCACCTCCAGCGACCGCGCCACCCTCACCAGCTACTTCCAGAAGACCGGCGCCTGGCGCACGGTCGGGATCGTGCCGGGCGTGCGGAAGTCCTGGCCCGAGGGCAAGTACTTCGGGCTCGACCACATCTACGACTCCAAGCACCTCGGCTACAACGGCCCCTACTTCAGCTGGACGCCCGTGCCGGACCAGTTCAGCCTGGAGGCCTTCCAGAAGCTGGAGCACGGCAAGAAGGACCGCGACCCGATCATGGCGGAGATCATCCTGGCGTCCAGTCACAACCCCTGGTCGCCGATCGCCCACACGATCGACTGGGACGACCTCGGTGACGGTTCGGTCTTCGAGCAGATCAAGAAGGAGGGCACGAACCCGACGGAGGTCTGGAAGAGCCAGGAGCGGGTGCGCACCGAGTACCGCAAGGCCATCCAGTACTCCGTGGACAGCCTGACCCAGTGGATGCAGCGCTACGGAGACGAGAACACGGTCCTGGTCTTCCTCGGCGACCACCAGCCCGTCCCGACCGTCACCAAGGGCTCCACCAGCAGGGACGTGCCGGTCACGATCGTCGCCAAGGACCCGAGGATCCTCGACCGGGTCGACGACTGGAACTGGACCGACGGACTCAAGCCCGCCGACGACGCGCCCGAGTGGGGCATGGACAAGTTCCGCGACCGCTTCATGAAGGCGTTCGCGAAGTGA
- a CDS encoding acyl-CoA synthetase yields the protein MTPGHGSTVDGVLRRSARRTPARVAVEYGERSWTYEELDDAVSRAARLLLDQGLDRGDRVGAYGHNSDAYLIAFLACARAGLVHVPVNQNLSGDDLAYVVGQSGSTLVLADPGLAGRLPDGVRTLPLRDSDDSLLARLTATDPYDGPEPRSEDLVQLLYTSGTTALPKGAMMTHRALVHEYLSAITACDLSAGDRPVHSLPLYHSAQMHVFLLPYLAVGATNVILDAPDGDRLFDLIEQGRADSLFAPPTVWIGLAGRPDFATRDLSGLRKAYYGASIMPVPVLERLRERLPKLAFYNCFGQSEIGPLATVLAPDEHKGRMDSCGRTVLFVDARVVDEDGKDVPDGTPGEIVYRSPQLCEGYWDKPEETEAAFRDGWFRSGDLAVRDAHGYFTIVDRVKDVINSGGVLVASRQVEDALYTHEGVAEVAVVGLPDERWIEAVTAVVVPRGEVTEAELLDHAREKLAHFKAPKRVLFVDELPRNASGKILKRELRDRFS from the coding sequence ATGACGCCTGGACACGGCAGTACGGTTGACGGAGTGCTGCGGCGCAGCGCGCGACGCACCCCGGCGCGCGTCGCGGTGGAGTACGGCGAGCGCTCATGGACGTACGAGGAACTGGACGACGCCGTCTCCCGCGCGGCGCGCCTGCTCCTCGACCAGGGCCTCGACCGCGGGGACCGGGTCGGCGCCTACGGCCACAACTCGGACGCGTATCTGATCGCCTTCCTCGCCTGCGCCCGCGCGGGACTGGTGCACGTGCCGGTCAACCAGAACCTCAGCGGCGACGATCTGGCGTACGTCGTCGGCCAGTCGGGCAGCACGCTCGTCCTCGCCGACCCCGGCCTCGCGGGCCGGCTCCCGGACGGAGTGCGTACGCTGCCGCTGCGGGACTCCGACGACTCCCTGCTGGCGCGCCTGACCGCGACCGACCCGTACGACGGGCCCGAACCGCGCAGCGAGGACCTCGTCCAGCTGCTGTACACCTCGGGGACGACGGCCCTGCCGAAGGGCGCGATGATGACCCACCGCGCCCTGGTGCACGAGTACCTGAGCGCGATCACCGCCTGCGACCTGAGCGCCGGTGACCGCCCGGTGCACTCGCTGCCGCTGTACCACTCCGCGCAGATGCACGTCTTCCTGCTGCCGTACCTCGCGGTCGGCGCGACGAACGTCATCCTCGACGCCCCCGACGGCGACCGGCTCTTCGACCTGATCGAACAGGGCCGCGCGGACAGTCTGTTCGCGCCGCCCACGGTGTGGATCGGCCTGGCCGGCCGACCCGACTTCGCCACCCGCGATCTCAGCGGTCTGCGCAAGGCGTACTACGGCGCCTCGATCATGCCGGTGCCCGTCCTGGAACGGCTGCGCGAGCGGCTGCCGAAGCTGGCCTTCTACAACTGCTTCGGCCAGAGCGAGATCGGCCCGCTGGCCACCGTCCTCGCGCCCGACGAGCACAAGGGGCGGATGGACTCCTGCGGCCGGACCGTCCTGTTCGTCGACGCGCGGGTCGTGGACGAGGACGGCAAGGACGTGCCCGACGGCACGCCCGGCGAGATCGTCTACCGGTCGCCGCAGTTGTGCGAGGGCTACTGGGACAAGCCCGAGGAGACCGAGGCAGCCTTCCGGGACGGCTGGTTCCGTTCCGGTGACCTCGCGGTGCGGGACGCGCACGGCTACTTCACGATCGTCGACCGGGTGAAGGACGTCATCAACTCCGGTGGGGTGCTGGTCGCTTCACGCCAGGTCGAGGACGCCCTCTACACCCACGAGGGCGTCGCCGAGGTCGCCGTGGTCGGCCTGCCCGACGAGCGCTGGATCGAGGCGGTCACCGCGGTCGTCGTCCCGCGCGGCGAGGTCACCGAGGCCGAACTCCTGGACCACGCGCGGGAGAAGCTCGCCCACTTCAAGGCACCCAAGCGGGTGCTGTTCGTGGACGAGCTGCCGCGCAACGCCAGCGGGAAGATCCTCAAGCGGGAGCTGCGGGACCGGTTCTCGTGA